The Ailuropoda melanoleuca isolate Jingjing unplaced genomic scaffold, ASM200744v2 unplaced-scaffold9825, whole genome shotgun sequence genome includes a region encoding these proteins:
- the ARMCX5 gene encoding armadillo repeat-containing X-linked protein 5 isoform X1, translated as MTETKAESMAEPGIVPEAKSKVIPMARVSAVTKYEVKAGPGSEANIRYFAKAIIESRPQRKREDGIKVRAGAGDRAGIIIESSDEDEENVCSWFWTGEEPSVGSWFWPEEETPSQVYKPPPKIQEKPKPIPKPELTIKQKAAAWSRARYSVLVPIEGGEQSLPPGNWTLVETLIETPLGIRPLTKIPPYDGPYFQTLAEIKNQVRYREKYGPNPRACRCKSRNFSLEPKEFDKLVALLKLTKDPFIHEIATMIMGISPAYPFTQDIIHDVGITVMIENLVNNPNVTEHPRALNMVDDNSESSEEPQPAESYIHQVCKDIISCPLNSPVQLAGLKLLVNLSVKFEDHRIIANYIPDFLTLLNKGSVKTKFYVLKVFLRLSKNQANTRELISAKVLSSLVAPFNKNESKANILNIIEIFENINFQFKKKAKLFTKEEFTKSELISIFQEAKEFGQKLQDLADHSDPETWKVGIQKGSHWSETKVMVRLHFSEGSWGESASLPIPASGSCLHSLGPGFVSSSKPAMAYPVFLMLLHCDTDSSAYFFHI; from the exons ATGACTGAGACTAAGGCAGAATCCATGGCAGAACCTGGTATAGTGCCTGAGGCCAAGTCAAAGGTGATACCTATGGCCAGGGTCAGTGCAGTGACCAAGTACGAAGTCAAGGCTGGTCCTGGAAGTGAAGCCAATATCAGGTACTTTGCCAAGGCCATTATTGAGTCCAGgccccagagaaagagagaggacggCATCAAagtcagggctggggctggggatagAGCTGGTATTATAATCGAATCCAGTGatgaggatgaagaaaatgtCTGCTCCTGGTTCTGGACCGGAGAAGAGCCTAGTGTAGGATCCTGGTTCTGGCCAGAAGAGGAGACTCCTTCTCAAGTTTATAAGCCTCCGCCTAAGATCCAGGAAAAGCCCAAGCCCATACCCAAACCAGAACTCactataaaacaaaaagcagcagCATGGTCAAGGGCCAGATATAGTGTCCTCGTCCCAATAGAGGGAGGAGAGCAATCTTTGCCTCCAGGGAACTGGACTCTGGTTGAGACCTTGATTGAAACTCCTCTGGGCATTCGGCCTCTGACCAAGATCCCACCCTATGATGGGCCTTACTTCCAAACCTTAGCTGAGATCAAAAACCAGGTTAGGTATAGGGAAAAGTATGGGCCCAATCCAAGAGCCTGCCGCTGTAAATCACGTAACTTTAGTTTAGAGCCTAAAGAGTTTGATAAACTCGTTGCCCTACTTAAGTTAACTAAGGATCCTTTTATTCATGAAATAGCTACTATGATAATGGGCATCAGTCCTGCTTATCCATTTACCCAAGATATAATTCATGATGTAGGTATTACTGTTATGATTGAAAACTTGGTCAATAATCCCAATGTTACAGAACACCCTAGAGCTTTAAATATGGTAGATGATAACTCTGAGTCTTCTGAAGAACCACAACCAGCAGAGTCATACATACATCAAGTTTGTAAGGACATAATCTCTTGTCCATTGAACTCCCCTGTGCAACTGGCTGGACTAAAATTATTGGTTAACCTGAGTGTGAAGTTTGAGGATCACCGTATAATTGCTAATTACATTCCAGATTTTCTTACCTTGTTAAACAAGGGAAGTGTCAAAaccaaattttatgttttaaaagtatttttgcgCTTGTCTAAAAATCAAGCCAATACAAGAGAACTGATTAGTGCCAAAGTACTATCCTCATTGGTTGCGCCCTTTAACAAGAATGAGTCAAAGGCCAATATTCTTAATATCAttgaaatatttgagaatataaaTTTCCAATTCAAAAAGAAGGCGAAGCTGTTTACTAAGGAAGAGTTCACTAAATCTGAGCTTATTTCCATATTCCAGGAAGCAAAAGAGTTTGGTCAGAAACTCCAAGACTTAGCAGATCACAGTGATCCTGAG acCTGGAAGGTGGGAATACAAAAAGGATCTCATTGGTCTGAAACGAAGGTGATGGTCAGGCTTCATTTCTCTGAGGGATCCTGGGGAGAATCTGCTTCCTTGCCTAttccagcttctggaagctgcctgcattccttgggcCCTGGCtttgtttcatcttcaaagccagcaatggcctATCCAGTCTTTCTCATGCTACTTCACTGTGACACGGACTCTTCTGCCTACTTCTTCCACATTTGA
- the ARMCX5 gene encoding armadillo repeat-containing X-linked protein 5 isoform X2: MTETKAESMAEPGIVPEAKSKVIPMARVSAVTKYEVKAGPGSEANIRYFAKAIIESRPQRKREDGIKVRAGAGDRAGIIIESSDEDEENVCSWFWTGEEPSVGSWFWPEEETPSQVYKPPPKIQEKPKPIPKPELTIKQKAAAWSRARYSVLVPIEGGEQSLPPGNWTLVETLIETPLGIRPLTKIPPYDGPYFQTLAEIKNQVRYREKYGPNPRACRCKSRNFSLEPKEFDKLVALLKLTKDPFIHEIATMIMGISPAYPFTQDIIHDVGITVMIENLVNNPNVTEHPRALNMVDDNSESSEEPQPAESYIHQVCKDIISCPLNSPVQLAGLKLLVNLSVKFEDHRIIANYIPDFLTLLNKGSVKTKFYVLKVFLRLSKNQANTRELISAKVLSSLVAPFNKNESKANILNIIEIFENINFQFKKKAKLFTKEEFTKSELISIFQEAKEFGQKLQDLADHSDPEVLSSLSWNPWLF, translated from the exons ATGACTGAGACTAAGGCAGAATCCATGGCAGAACCTGGTATAGTGCCTGAGGCCAAGTCAAAGGTGATACCTATGGCCAGGGTCAGTGCAGTGACCAAGTACGAAGTCAAGGCTGGTCCTGGAAGTGAAGCCAATATCAGGTACTTTGCCAAGGCCATTATTGAGTCCAGgccccagagaaagagagaggacggCATCAAagtcagggctggggctggggatagAGCTGGTATTATAATCGAATCCAGTGatgaggatgaagaaaatgtCTGCTCCTGGTTCTGGACCGGAGAAGAGCCTAGTGTAGGATCCTGGTTCTGGCCAGAAGAGGAGACTCCTTCTCAAGTTTATAAGCCTCCGCCTAAGATCCAGGAAAAGCCCAAGCCCATACCCAAACCAGAACTCactataaaacaaaaagcagcagCATGGTCAAGGGCCAGATATAGTGTCCTCGTCCCAATAGAGGGAGGAGAGCAATCTTTGCCTCCAGGGAACTGGACTCTGGTTGAGACCTTGATTGAAACTCCTCTGGGCATTCGGCCTCTGACCAAGATCCCACCCTATGATGGGCCTTACTTCCAAACCTTAGCTGAGATCAAAAACCAGGTTAGGTATAGGGAAAAGTATGGGCCCAATCCAAGAGCCTGCCGCTGTAAATCACGTAACTTTAGTTTAGAGCCTAAAGAGTTTGATAAACTCGTTGCCCTACTTAAGTTAACTAAGGATCCTTTTATTCATGAAATAGCTACTATGATAATGGGCATCAGTCCTGCTTATCCATTTACCCAAGATATAATTCATGATGTAGGTATTACTGTTATGATTGAAAACTTGGTCAATAATCCCAATGTTACAGAACACCCTAGAGCTTTAAATATGGTAGATGATAACTCTGAGTCTTCTGAAGAACCACAACCAGCAGAGTCATACATACATCAAGTTTGTAAGGACATAATCTCTTGTCCATTGAACTCCCCTGTGCAACTGGCTGGACTAAAATTATTGGTTAACCTGAGTGTGAAGTTTGAGGATCACCGTATAATTGCTAATTACATTCCAGATTTTCTTACCTTGTTAAACAAGGGAAGTGTCAAAaccaaattttatgttttaaaagtatttttgcgCTTGTCTAAAAATCAAGCCAATACAAGAGAACTGATTAGTGCCAAAGTACTATCCTCATTGGTTGCGCCCTTTAACAAGAATGAGTCAAAGGCCAATATTCTTAATATCAttgaaatatttgagaatataaaTTTCCAATTCAAAAAGAAGGCGAAGCTGTTTACTAAGGAAGAGTTCACTAAATCTGAGCTTATTTCCATATTCCAGGAAGCAAAAGAGTTTGGTCAGAAACTCCAAGACTTAGCAGATCACAGTGATCCTGAG GTGCTGTCATCCCTCAGCTGGAATCCTTGGCTCTTTTGA